In Roseovarius sp. M141, the following are encoded in one genomic region:
- a CDS encoding dodecin family protein — MSGSVYKYIELVGTSTKSWEAAAVAAVERASQTLRDLRVAEIVSQDMVLEDGKVKAFRSKVSVSFKFED, encoded by the coding sequence ATGAGTGGTAGCGTTTACAAATACATTGAACTCGTGGGCACCAGCACCAAATCCTGGGAAGCCGCTGCCGTTGCAGCGGTAGAGCGCGCAAGCCAGACGCTGCGAGATCTGCGCGTCGCAGAAATCGTATCGCAAGACATGGTACTGGAGGACGGCAAAGTGAAGGCCTTTCGCTCCAAGGTCAGTGTCTCGTTCAAGTTTGAAGACTAG
- a CDS encoding Re/Si-specific NAD(P)(+) transhydrogenase subunit alpha, whose product MRIGTPKEVLDGEARVAMTPDSAGQLRKLGYECLIETGAGAKAGFSDVAFEEAGVEVVKSAAALFKEADIVAKVQPPTETEVKQLRKGQTLVSFFWPAQNEKLLELARDGGATVIAMDMVPRISRAQKMDALSSMANIAGYRAVIEAGNNFGRFFTGQVTAAGKVPPAKVLIVGAGVAGLAAIGTSTSLGAITYAFDVRPEVAEQIESMGAEFVYLDFEESGQDGSSTGGYAAQSSPEFREKQLEKFRELAPEMDIVITTALIPGRDAPVLWTRDMVEAMKPGSVIVDLAAERGGNCELTKPEEKIVTDNGVTIVGYTDFPSRMATQSSTLYATNVRHMMTDLTPEKDGVVNHNMDDDVIRGATVVHEGEITYPPPPPKVAAIAAAPKKERPRELTVEEKRAQELAAFKAQTKSQVTLLAVGGGLILLAGFYTPASFMQHFIVFVLSVFVGFQVIWNVSHSLHTPLMAITNAISSIIILGALMQIGSGSFLVIALAVLSVFMAGINIFGGFLVTRRMLAMFQKS is encoded by the coding sequence ATGAGAATTGGAACACCGAAGGAAGTTCTCGACGGCGAAGCGCGGGTCGCGATGACACCGGATAGTGCGGGGCAGCTTCGGAAACTGGGTTACGAGTGCCTGATTGAAACCGGCGCTGGCGCGAAAGCCGGGTTTTCGGACGTGGCTTTCGAGGAGGCAGGTGTAGAAGTCGTCAAGTCCGCCGCGGCGCTTTTCAAGGAGGCCGATATCGTTGCCAAGGTGCAGCCTCCGACCGAGACCGAGGTCAAGCAACTCCGGAAAGGCCAGACGCTTGTCAGCTTCTTCTGGCCGGCTCAGAACGAGAAACTGCTGGAACTGGCGCGCGACGGGGGCGCCACCGTGATCGCAATGGACATGGTGCCGCGGATCAGCCGGGCCCAGAAGATGGACGCGTTGTCGTCGATGGCGAATATCGCTGGCTACCGCGCGGTGATCGAGGCGGGCAACAACTTCGGCCGGTTCTTCACCGGCCAGGTGACAGCGGCGGGCAAGGTGCCGCCTGCAAAGGTCCTGATCGTCGGCGCCGGCGTCGCGGGACTGGCCGCGATCGGCACCTCGACCTCGCTCGGTGCCATCACCTACGCCTTCGACGTACGCCCCGAAGTCGCCGAGCAGATCGAGAGCATGGGCGCCGAATTCGTCTATCTCGATTTCGAGGAAAGCGGCCAAGACGGTTCCTCGACCGGGGGCTACGCGGCGCAGTCGAGCCCCGAGTTCCGCGAGAAGCAACTTGAGAAATTCCGCGAACTCGCCCCCGAGATGGACATCGTCATCACCACCGCGCTGATCCCGGGCCGGGACGCGCCGGTGCTCTGGACCAGGGACATGGTCGAGGCGATGAAGCCCGGTTCGGTGATCGTTGACCTCGCCGCCGAGCGCGGCGGCAACTGCGAACTGACCAAACCCGAGGAGAAGATCGTCACCGACAACGGCGTGACCATCGTCGGCTATACCGATTTCCCGAGCCGCATGGCGACGCAGTCCTCGACGCTCTACGCGACCAACGTCCGTCACATGATGACCGACCTCACGCCCGAGAAGGACGGGGTGGTCAACCACAACATGGACGACGACGTGATCCGGGGCGCGACCGTCGTGCATGAAGGCGAGATCACCTATCCGCCGCCGCCGCCGAAGGTAGCGGCGATCGCCGCCGCGCCTAAGAAGGAGAGGCCGAGGGAGCTGACGGTCGAGGAGAAGCGGGCGCAGGAACTCGCGGCCTTCAAGGCACAGACCAAGAGCCAGGTGACGCTCCTCGCCGTGGGCGGCGGGCTGATCCTGCTCGCGGGGTTCTACACGCCGGCCTCGTTCATGCAGCACTTCATCGTGTTCGTTCTATCCGTGTTCGTGGGCTTCCAGGTGATCTGGAACGTCTCGCACAGCCTGCACACGCCGCTGATGGCGATCACCAACGCGATCTCATCGATCATCATCCTCGGCGCGCTGATGCAGATCGGATCGGGCTCGTTCCTGGTGATCGCACTGGCGGTACTCAGCGTCTTCATGGCCGGGATCAACATCTTCGGCGGCTTCCTCGTCACCCGGCGCATGCTCGCCATGTTCCAGAAATCCTGA